A genomic stretch from Georgenia muralis includes:
- a CDS encoding IS5 family transposase (programmed frameshift): MPAPGRRRGRPFREHRTVVEGIIYRYRAGIPWRDLPERFGPWQTVWKRHRRFSGDGTWDKVLTTLLTHGDAAGLVGWEVSIDSTVIRAHQHATNCRGTQGDLSNYMKPGEEPPDHAIGRSRGGLSTKIHHLCDGNMRPLVVLLGPGQGGDSPMFEHVMNSVRVPRLGPGRARTTPVRALADKAYSSKANRALLRRRDIKTVIPERSDQVANRKRRGSRGGRPVTYDTEAYRRRNVVERSFNVFKQWRALATRYDKLALTYRGGVVLRAITIWLKAIAGPR; this comes from the exons ATGCCGGCCCCGGGGCGCCGGCGCGGTCGGCCGTTCCGGGAGCACCGCACGGTGGTTGAAGGCATCATCTACCGCTACCGGGCCGGTATCCCGTGGCGTGACCTACCCGAGCGGTTCGGGCCGTGGCAGACGGTGTGGAAGCGGCACCGCCGTTTCAGCGGTGATGGGACCTGGGACAAGGTCCTCACCACGCTGCTCACCCACGGCGACGCAGCCGGGCTGGTCGGCTGGGAGGTCTCGATCGACTCCACGGTCATCCGTGCCCACCAGCACGCCACGAAC TGCCGCGGGACACAGGGGGACCTGTCGAATTACATGAAACCGGGCGAGGAGCCGCCTGACCACGCCATCGGCCGCTCCCGCGGCGGCCTGAGCACGAAGATCCATCACCTGTGTGACGGGAACATGCGCCCCCTGGTGGTGCTGCTCGGGCCCGGGCAGGGCGGGGACTCCCCGATGTTCGAGCACGTCATGAACTCCGTGCGCGTTCCCCGCCTCGGCCCGGGACGTGCCCGGACGACGCCGGTGCGGGCGCTGGCCGACAAGGCCTACTCCTCGAAGGCGAACCGGGCGCTACTTCGCCGGCGCGACATCAAGACCGTGATCCCCGAACGCTCCGACCAGGTCGCGAACCGCAAGCGCCGGGGGTCGAGGGGCGGGCGACCGGTCACCTACGACACCGAGGCGTACAGGCGGCGCAACGTCGTCGAGCGCTCCTTCAACGTCTTCAAGCAGTGGCGCGCCCTGGCCACAAGGTACGACAAGCTTGCCCTCACCTATCGCGGCGGCGTGGTCCTGCGTGCCATCACCATTTGGCTAAAGGCAATAGCCGGTCCGCGCTAA
- a CDS encoding multicopper oxidase family protein encodes MAGISRRSMLRAAAAVAAGATVGAPVAAHAARGGPGGGGGGGTGGGGTVLDPPVGGRFADPVLLADVSADPAVVDVALTARMATVTVGGATASLMTYDGLRPGGTIRARRDQLLRVRMRNDLPASGARNILGHPLYDTNLHTHGLHVTPGDNPNGTHGDNMMVMLRPGESTVYEYDLSLQRPGTLNFYHPHLHGSVADQMWAGMAGALVVEDETETLSAYTERVMVLQDVTVVGSVAEPHDAMMDYMHGLEGRAVTVNGVVNPRIDIAPGQVQRWRLVNACVARFFRLSLAGHTLHVVGTDGGLLEKPYAVGELLLSPGERVDLLVKASGSPSTSYKLLSLPYSRQGAMGGDQVTLATLTYGGKRTRVDQTLPTVVDPAATRARIDTAGLKRVRMDLSMGQGHGYINGISFTGHDSSYMTMSELGTWEVWEVTNSSGMDHPFHHHTNHAQVLSVTGGDPGYAQLWTSAAAWKDVTVVPRWGRVELLVPVRDHAGMSMLHCHIIEHEDIGMMGVWHIEEAMGPM; translated from the coding sequence ATGGCCGGGATCAGCAGACGCAGCATGCTCAGGGCGGCGGCCGCGGTGGCCGCGGGGGCGACCGTCGGTGCGCCGGTCGCCGCGCACGCCGCCCGTGGCGGGCCCGGCGGCGGTGGTGGCGGCGGCACGGGCGGTGGCGGGACGGTGCTCGACCCGCCGGTCGGCGGCCGGTTCGCCGACCCCGTGCTGCTGGCCGACGTCTCGGCCGACCCCGCCGTCGTCGACGTCGCGCTCACCGCGAGGATGGCCACCGTGACGGTCGGCGGGGCGACGGCGAGCCTCATGACGTACGACGGGCTCCGGCCGGGTGGGACCATCCGGGCCCGCCGGGACCAGCTGCTGCGGGTCCGGATGCGCAACGACCTGCCGGCGAGCGGCGCCCGGAACATCCTCGGCCACCCGCTCTACGACACCAACCTCCACACGCACGGCCTGCACGTCACCCCGGGGGACAACCCCAACGGCACCCACGGGGACAACATGATGGTGATGCTGAGGCCGGGGGAGAGCACGGTCTACGAGTACGACCTCAGCCTGCAGCGCCCCGGGACGCTGAACTTCTACCACCCCCACCTGCACGGGTCCGTGGCGGACCAGATGTGGGCGGGCATGGCCGGGGCGCTCGTCGTCGAGGACGAGACCGAGACGCTGTCCGCGTACACGGAACGGGTCATGGTGCTCCAGGACGTCACCGTCGTCGGCAGCGTCGCCGAGCCCCACGACGCGATGATGGACTACATGCACGGCCTCGAGGGCCGGGCCGTGACCGTCAACGGGGTCGTGAACCCGCGGATCGACATCGCCCCCGGTCAGGTGCAGCGGTGGCGCCTGGTCAACGCCTGCGTCGCGAGGTTCTTCCGGCTCAGCCTCGCCGGTCACACGCTCCACGTCGTCGGTACCGACGGCGGGCTGCTCGAGAAGCCCTACGCCGTCGGCGAGCTGCTGCTCTCGCCCGGTGAGCGGGTCGACCTGCTCGTCAAGGCGTCGGGCTCGCCGTCGACGTCGTACAAGCTGCTCTCCCTGCCCTACAGCCGCCAGGGCGCCATGGGCGGGGACCAGGTCACCCTGGCCACGCTGACGTACGGCGGGAAGCGGACCCGCGTCGACCAGACGCTGCCCACCGTGGTCGACCCGGCGGCCACGCGAGCACGGATCGACACCGCCGGCCTCAAGCGGGTGCGCATGGACCTGTCGATGGGGCAGGGCCACGGCTACATCAACGGCATCAGCTTCACCGGCCACGACTCGTCGTACATGACGATGTCCGAGCTGGGGACGTGGGAGGTCTGGGAGGTCACCAACTCCAGCGGGATGGACCACCCCTTCCACCACCACACGAACCACGCGCAGGTGCTCTCCGTCACCGGTGGCGACCCCGGCTACGCGCAGCTGTGGACGAGCGCGGCGGCGTGGAAGGACGTCACTGTCGTGCCGAGGTGGGGCCGGGTCGAGCTGCTCGTGCCCGTGCGGGACCACGCCGGCATGTCGATGCTGCACTGCCACATCATCGAGCACGAGGACATCGGGATGATGGGCGTCTGGCACATCGAGGAGGCGATGGGACCGATGTAG
- a CDS encoding LLM class flavin-dependent oxidoreductase, with translation MKRIGFLSFGHWTPHPQSATRSASDVLLQSIDLAVAAEEAGADGAYFRVHHFARQLASPFPLLAAVGARTSRIEIGTGVIDMRYENPLYMAEDAGAADLISGGRLQLGISRGSPEQVIEGYRHFAHHPAEGESDADMARRHTARFLEVITGEGFAEPSPRPMFPNPPGLLRVEPYSEGLRERIWWGAGSRATAEWAGTQGMNLMSSTLLTEDTGVPFHELQAEQIRRFRDAWRAAGHAHEPRVSVSRSIFPLVTAEDHAYFGLERRSTDQVGMLEGGRATFGKTYAAEPDELVRRLAQDEAIAEADTLLITVPNQLGVDYNAHLLRSIVEDVAPALGWR, from the coding sequence GTGAAACGCATCGGCTTCCTCTCCTTCGGTCACTGGACCCCGCACCCCCAGTCCGCGACCCGGTCCGCCTCCGACGTGCTGCTGCAGTCGATCGACCTCGCGGTCGCGGCCGAGGAGGCGGGGGCCGACGGCGCCTACTTCCGGGTCCACCACTTCGCCAGGCAGCTCGCGTCCCCGTTCCCGCTGCTGGCGGCCGTCGGGGCACGGACCAGCCGCATCGAGATCGGCACGGGCGTGATCGACATGCGCTACGAGAACCCGCTCTACATGGCGGAGGACGCCGGGGCGGCCGACCTCATCTCCGGCGGACGCCTCCAGCTCGGCATCAGCCGTGGCTCGCCCGAGCAGGTGATCGAGGGCTACCGGCACTTCGCCCACCACCCCGCCGAGGGTGAGAGCGACGCCGACATGGCACGACGCCACACCGCCCGGTTCCTCGAGGTGATCACCGGCGAGGGCTTCGCCGAGCCCAGCCCGCGACCGATGTTCCCCAACCCGCCGGGTCTGCTCCGGGTGGAGCCGTACTCGGAAGGTCTGCGTGAGCGGATCTGGTGGGGCGCCGGGAGCCGGGCCACGGCCGAGTGGGCCGGGACCCAGGGGATGAACCTCATGAGCTCGACGCTGCTCACGGAGGACACCGGCGTACCGTTCCACGAGCTCCAGGCGGAGCAGATCCGCCGGTTCCGTGATGCGTGGCGCGCCGCCGGGCACGCCCACGAGCCACGGGTGTCGGTGAGCCGCAGCATCTTCCCCCTCGTCACCGCCGAGGACCACGCCTACTTCGGCCTGGAGCGGCGCAGCACCGACCAGGTCGGCATGCTGGAGGGCGGGCGAGCGACGTTCGGGAAGACGTACGCCGCCGAGCCCGACGAGCTGGTCCGCCGGCTCGCCCAGGACGAGGCGATCGCGGAGGCCGACACGCTCCTGATCACCGTGCCGAACCAGCTGGGCGTCGACTACAACGCTCACCTCCTCCGTTCGATCGTCGAGGACGTCGCGCCGGCCCTCGGCTGGCGCTGA
- a CDS encoding TetR/AcrR family transcriptional regulator has product MGAVGRPRAFDTERALDAAVEVFWRHGFEGASLAALATAMGVNKPSIYAAFGDKAQLFHAALRRYVERNMGYVDAALARPTARECAEAFLVGNARAVTRPDYPPGCLSVQAAVVPGGSNEFSMLAENRADIHERFAQRFRRAVTEGDLPPEADPDELAGLLITLSSGFAIRAADGTPRGSLEAIARRAVAVFPTGRATGTEPVTPKENTHD; this is encoded by the coding sequence GTGGGGGCAGTCGGCAGACCGCGAGCGTTCGACACCGAACGTGCGCTCGATGCTGCCGTCGAGGTGTTCTGGCGCCATGGCTTCGAAGGTGCCAGCCTCGCTGCGCTGGCCACCGCGATGGGGGTCAACAAGCCCAGCATCTACGCCGCCTTCGGTGACAAGGCCCAGCTCTTCCATGCCGCACTGCGCAGGTACGTCGAGCGCAACATGGGGTACGTCGACGCCGCTCTCGCACGGCCCACCGCACGGGAGTGTGCGGAGGCGTTCCTCGTCGGTAACGCCCGAGCCGTGACCAGGCCTGACTACCCTCCTGGCTGTCTGTCCGTCCAGGCCGCCGTCGTCCCGGGGGGCTCCAACGAGTTCTCCATGCTCGCCGAGAACCGCGCAGACATCCACGAACGGTTCGCCCAGCGGTTCCGACGTGCGGTCACCGAGGGAGACCTCCCCCCAGAAGCCGACCCCGACGAGCTCGCCGGACTCCTCATCACCCTCTCCAGCGGCTTCGCGATCCGCGCGGCCGACGGAACCCCGCGTGGCTCACTGGAGGCCATTGCCCGCCGAGCCGTCGCCGTGTTCCCCACTGGCCGCGCCACCGGAACCGAACCCGTCACCCCGAAGGAGAACACCCATGACTGA
- a CDS encoding GyrI-like domain-containing protein, producing MKPTEHLCAADDPEHVRTPPVTYVSVLGGGAPGTDEFYRKKSLVTDIARELNDAEASPVVEIQYWYPEGSTPVEIADFYSVNPIPSLRYRVLSKVPAATTQTDVDTARTRAVSAADRTSDEIAVFSLPEQDVVQVMHHGPFAEEYATLERLGNHARGRRVRRSGPHHEIHLDAFTRTTPQDTLRTILRDPVA from the coding sequence ATGAAGCCCACCGAGCACCTCTGCGCCGCGGATGACCCCGAGCACGTGCGGACGCCCCCGGTGACCTATGTTTCCGTCCTGGGCGGCGGGGCGCCGGGGACCGACGAGTTCTACCGGAAGAAGTCGCTGGTCACCGACATCGCGCGCGAGCTGAACGACGCCGAGGCGTCGCCGGTGGTGGAGATCCAGTACTGGTACCCCGAGGGATCGACCCCGGTGGAGATCGCTGACTTCTACAGCGTCAACCCCATCCCGTCTTTGCGCTACAGGGTCCTCTCCAAGGTCCCGGCAGCGACGACCCAGACGGACGTCGATACCGCCAGGACCCGGGCGGTGAGCGCCGCGGACAGGACCTCCGACGAGATAGCCGTGTTCTCCCTGCCCGAGCAGGACGTCGTCCAGGTCATGCACCACGGGCCGTTCGCCGAGGAGTACGCCACGCTCGAGCGGCTCGGCAACCACGCCCGAGGGCGCCGTGTCCGTCGCAGCGGGCCTCACCACGAGATCCATCTCGACGCCTTCACGCGCACCACGCCACAGGACACGCTGCGCACGATCCTGCGCGACCCCGTGGCTTGA
- a CDS encoding adenosine deaminase family protein, with protein MTSPVLHDLLDRMPKVDLHCHLIGTVRGSTFAELARRERLPLPATPEEIYAGVNSLPPDPALYLDTRIPVPQGRSADEPAVSYSLFQVSGWVTQVLRHADDLTRIAYEAFEDAHRTSSTRHLEVSFDAVPEHLSSLGYAGMVDALADGVRAAERDFGMTGRLIAAIDRSGTGEAALDRVRTVVDNPHEYVVGIGLDNLETAGPPERFAAAYALAGEAGLRRTAHSSEHAPLAVNTLTCLDVLGCDRIDHGYFVLEDDDVVARLRDEQVPFTVISTTSRRSWRPWRRASIAAMIEAGLNVIPASDDPGMFPTTLAAEYRILADELHVPVERLTAMALAGVDASWLPDAQKADLRRRFVAEIAELQGTVPSR; from the coding sequence ATGACCAGCCCCGTACTGCACGACCTCCTCGACCGGATGCCCAAGGTCGACCTGCACTGCCACCTCATCGGCACGGTCCGGGGCAGTACCTTCGCCGAGCTGGCCCGCCGGGAGCGACTCCCGCTCCCCGCGACGCCCGAGGAGATCTATGCCGGGGTGAACTCCCTGCCGCCCGACCCGGCGCTCTACCTGGACACCCGCATCCCGGTACCGCAGGGGCGCAGCGCCGACGAGCCGGCCGTCTCCTACTCCCTGTTCCAGGTGTCGGGCTGGGTGACGCAGGTCCTCCGGCACGCCGACGACCTCACCCGCATCGCCTACGAGGCGTTCGAGGACGCGCACCGCACGAGCAGCACCCGCCACCTCGAGGTGTCCTTCGATGCGGTGCCCGAGCACCTGAGCTCCCTCGGCTACGCGGGCATGGTCGACGCGCTCGCCGACGGGGTTCGCGCTGCCGAGCGAGACTTCGGCATGACCGGCCGGCTCATCGCCGCGATCGACCGCAGCGGCACCGGCGAGGCGGCTCTCGACCGGGTGCGAACCGTCGTGGACAACCCGCACGAGTACGTCGTCGGGATCGGCCTGGACAACCTCGAGACCGCGGGTCCGCCCGAGCGCTTCGCGGCCGCGTACGCCCTGGCGGGGGAGGCGGGCCTGCGCCGGACGGCGCACTCGTCCGAGCACGCACCGCTTGCGGTGAACACGCTCACCTGTCTCGACGTCCTCGGGTGCGACCGGATCGACCACGGCTACTTCGTGCTCGAGGACGACGACGTCGTGGCGCGCCTGCGCGACGAGCAGGTCCCGTTCACCGTCATCTCCACCACCTCTCGCCGGTCGTGGAGGCCGTGGCGACGGGCGTCCATCGCCGCGATGATCGAGGCCGGCCTCAACGTCATCCCGGCCTCGGACGACCCCGGCATGTTCCCCACCACCCTTGCCGCCGAGTACCGGATCCTCGCCGATGAGCTCCACGTGCCCGTGGAGCGGCTCACCGCGATGGCCCTGGCCGGGGTGGACGCCTCATGGCTGCCCGACGCGCAGAAGGCCGATCTCCGGCGACGGTTCGTGGCGGAGATCGCCGAGCTCCAGGGCACGGTCCCGAGCCGGTGA
- a CDS encoding ABC transporter substrate-binding protein: MVRSARHTVRAGAGLTAATLLLAACSGGETEPADGTGETGEAATEAGGTIVVSTFPFGVEEFQEAVFDPFTEETGIEVEVETGSNADRLSQLTLAGGDPGVDVVLISDYYAALGQEEGIFQEVTAEDVPAIDDIAEFATEDAYMGPAYSYQLNGTLYRTDELDAETAADWEIYGDDEYAGRVALPDISVTAGQLMVSGVADAYGDGPYDVETAFETLAGWAPNVLQFYTSSTEVTNLLTQGEIVAADALSGFATNLVAAGEPIAWTPPAEGRYMATNRAMVPEGAPNVEGAHAFIDYLLSAEAQTASAELVGDLPVNPEATVPTTIEDVVGDIAADPIAAGYATLDPTELVPTRAEWVDRFAREVSSS, from the coding sequence ATGGTGCGATCCGCACGTCACACCGTCCGAGCGGGTGCCGGCCTGACGGCCGCCACCCTCCTCCTCGCCGCCTGCTCCGGCGGTGAGACCGAGCCGGCCGACGGGACCGGCGAGACCGGCGAGGCCGCCACGGAGGCCGGCGGCACGATCGTCGTCAGCACGTTCCCGTTCGGCGTCGAGGAGTTCCAGGAGGCCGTGTTCGACCCGTTCACGGAGGAGACCGGGATCGAGGTCGAGGTCGAGACCGGGTCGAACGCGGACCGGCTCTCCCAGCTCACGCTCGCCGGCGGGGACCCGGGCGTCGACGTCGTGCTGATCTCCGACTACTACGCCGCGCTGGGCCAGGAGGAGGGCATCTTCCAGGAGGTCACGGCGGAGGACGTCCCCGCCATCGACGACATCGCCGAGTTCGCGACCGAGGACGCCTACATGGGCCCGGCGTACAGCTACCAGCTCAACGGGACCCTGTACCGCACCGACGAGCTCGACGCCGAGACCGCTGCCGACTGGGAGATCTACGGCGACGACGAGTACGCCGGCCGGGTGGCCCTGCCTGACATCTCCGTCACAGCTGGCCAGCTCATGGTCTCCGGTGTGGCCGACGCCTACGGGGACGGTCCCTACGACGTGGAGACCGCGTTCGAGACCCTCGCGGGCTGGGCGCCCAACGTGCTGCAGTTCTACACGTCCTCCACCGAGGTGACGAACCTGCTCACCCAGGGCGAGATCGTGGCCGCCGACGCGCTCAGCGGCTTCGCGACCAACCTCGTGGCAGCCGGTGAGCCCATCGCGTGGACGCCGCCGGCCGAGGGCCGGTACATGGCCACGAACCGGGCCATGGTCCCCGAGGGTGCGCCGAACGTCGAGGGCGCGCACGCGTTCATCGACTACCTGCTCTCCGCCGAGGCCCAGACCGCCTCTGCCGAGCTGGTCGGCGACCTCCCGGTCAACCCCGAGGCCACCGTGCCCACGACGATCGAGGACGTGGTGGGCGACATCGCCGCCGACCCGATCGCCGCCGGCTACGCCACCCTCGACCCGACCGAGCTCGTCCCGACCCGGGCCGAGTGGGTCGACCGGTTCGCCCGCGAGGTCAGCTCGAGCTGA
- a CDS encoding ABC transporter ATP-binding protein encodes MTVAAELIGVSQQFGDFTAVDAIDLDIPEGRFTTLLGPSGCGKTTTLRMIAGYLTPTSGTIRIGGADATRTPPEKRDLGMVFQSYALFPHMTVADNVGYGLKLRRVPSGERRTRVMETLELVGLAHLADTRPKKLSGGQQQRVALARAMAIRPRLMLLDEPLSNLDARLRLQMRAEIRRIQSETGLTVILVTHDQDEALEMSDEMVLMQGGRIMQHGAPQDVFPAPANRFVADFLGYENFLTARDGTTLTVRPEHLGVVAGADGAAPAGILALPGTVTDVAYRGVDMLVTVAAVDPSGATVTLLSDVRAAEAGRVEAGQPVSVTAPESRLVALAD; translated from the coding sequence ATGACCGTCGCTGCAGAGCTGATCGGCGTGAGCCAGCAGTTCGGGGACTTCACCGCCGTCGACGCCATCGACCTCGACATCCCCGAGGGCAGGTTCACCACGCTTCTCGGGCCGAGCGGCTGCGGGAAGACGACGACCCTGCGGATGATCGCCGGCTACCTCACCCCGACCTCGGGCACGATCCGCATCGGCGGCGCCGACGCCACCCGGACGCCGCCGGAGAAGCGTGACCTCGGCATGGTCTTCCAGTCCTACGCCCTCTTCCCCCACATGACGGTGGCGGACAACGTGGGCTACGGGCTGAAGCTGCGGCGCGTGCCGTCGGGCGAGCGCCGGACCAGGGTGATGGAGACGCTCGAGCTGGTCGGCCTCGCCCACCTGGCCGACACGCGGCCCAAGAAGCTCTCCGGGGGGCAGCAGCAACGGGTCGCGCTCGCCCGCGCCATGGCCATCCGGCCGCGGCTCATGCTCCTCGACGAGCCGCTGTCCAACCTCGACGCCCGCCTGCGGCTCCAGATGCGTGCCGAGATCCGGCGGATCCAGTCCGAGACGGGGCTGACCGTGATCCTCGTGACCCACGACCAGGACGAGGCGCTGGAGATGTCCGACGAGATGGTCCTCATGCAAGGTGGCAGGATCATGCAGCACGGCGCCCCCCAGGACGTCTTCCCTGCGCCGGCCAACCGCTTCGTCGCCGACTTCCTCGGCTACGAGAACTTCCTCACCGCGCGCGACGGCACCACCCTGACGGTGCGTCCCGAGCACCTCGGCGTCGTCGCCGGCGCCGACGGCGCCGCGCCCGCGGGCATCCTCGCCCTGCCGGGCACCGTGACCGACGTCGCGTACCGCGGCGTCGACATGCTCGTCACCGTCGCGGCCGTCGACCCCTCCGGCGCGACCGTGACCCTGCTCAGCGACGTGCGCGCCGCCGAGGCCGGGCGCGTCGAGGCGGGTCAGCCCGTGTCGGTCACCGCGCCGGAGTCCCGCCTCGTCGCACTCGCCGACTGA
- a CDS encoding ABC transporter permease, producing the protein MSTRHPVMAALAVLAYVIMIVPILFVVATSFTAGGTLRFPPDGFSLRWFGAALEYEPFMGALVSSLQLAALATVLALLLGVPVALAIHRGRIPGRNLVEGLFLSPLIVPELVVGLALYQQLMIGLGLANFQTLLIGHTVLMFPYAVRVTGASLALADPALEEAARGLGASPLRTFLTITLPLLRPGIFSAGLLSFITSFNNVPLSLLLQTRHFRTLPVTMLDYVQQSYDPMVAATSTLLLAGTVVVALVAERTVGFAKIFGGINR; encoded by the coding sequence GTGAGCACCCGGCACCCGGTCATGGCGGCCCTCGCGGTCCTGGCCTACGTCATCATGATCGTGCCGATCCTGTTCGTGGTCGCCACCTCGTTCACGGCCGGCGGCACCCTGCGCTTCCCACCCGACGGGTTCTCCCTGCGCTGGTTCGGTGCCGCGCTCGAGTACGAGCCCTTCATGGGGGCACTGGTCTCGAGCCTGCAGCTCGCGGCGCTCGCCACCGTCCTCGCCCTGCTCCTGGGCGTGCCGGTCGCACTCGCGATCCACCGGGGGCGCATCCCCGGCAGGAACCTCGTCGAGGGACTCTTCCTCTCCCCGCTCATCGTGCCCGAGCTGGTGGTCGGGCTGGCCCTGTACCAGCAGCTGATGATCGGTCTGGGCCTGGCGAACTTCCAGACCCTGCTCATCGGTCACACGGTCCTGATGTTCCCGTACGCCGTCCGGGTGACCGGCGCCTCCCTGGCCCTGGCCGACCCCGCCCTGGAGGAGGCCGCCCGGGGGCTGGGCGCATCCCCCCTGCGCACGTTCCTCACGATCACCCTCCCGCTGCTGCGGCCCGGGATCTTCTCGGCAGGGCTCCTCAGCTTCATCACCTCGTTCAACAACGTCCCGCTCTCCCTGCTGCTGCAGACCCGCCACTTCCGGACGCTGCCGGTGACGATGCTCGACTACGTCCAGCAGAGCTACGACCCGATGGTGGCGGCGACCTCGACACTCCTGCTCGCCGGGACGGTCGTCGTCGCCCTCGTGGCCGAGCGCACGGTGGGCTTCGCCAAGATCTTCGGAGGTATCAACCGATGA
- a CDS encoding ABC transporter permease, with the protein MRTGRQGLLLVPGLVVLLAGFLVPSVLMLLAPPDVTTAEVFARLGRMLTDPYDLRIIGRTIGLGLIVTVLCIVLGFPLAYLLARSTSRWAGLLLALAIFPLLLSNVVRTFGWLVILGSNGVIGQLLTGLGLVETAPQLLYTELAIVLGLTQLFLPLAVISSYSAVAQVPAGLDDAARGLGAGRTRTLWDVVIPLSGPGLIVAATLVFAGSVTAYTTPYLLGGSRQRMLSTQLFSYSSVTLDWAAASATALIMTVLVFAVSGLATLAGRKGATS; encoded by the coding sequence ATGCGGACAGGTAGACAGGGCCTCCTGCTGGTACCGGGCCTCGTCGTGCTGCTGGCCGGCTTCCTCGTCCCCTCGGTCCTCATGCTGCTCGCACCACCCGACGTGACCACGGCCGAGGTCTTCGCCCGCCTCGGGCGCATGCTCACCGACCCGTACGACCTGCGGATCATCGGGCGCACGATCGGCCTCGGGCTGATCGTCACGGTGCTGTGCATCGTCCTCGGGTTCCCGCTCGCGTACCTCCTCGCGCGCTCGACCTCACGCTGGGCGGGACTCCTGCTCGCCCTGGCGATCTTCCCCCTGCTGCTGAGCAACGTCGTGCGGACCTTCGGCTGGCTGGTGATCCTCGGTTCCAACGGCGTCATCGGTCAGCTCCTCACCGGCCTCGGGCTGGTCGAGACCGCCCCGCAGCTTCTCTACACCGAGCTCGCGATCGTCCTTGGCCTGACCCAGCTCTTCCTGCCCCTCGCGGTCATCTCCTCCTACTCCGCGGTGGCTCAGGTTCCCGCCGGTCTCGACGACGCCGCCCGCGGCCTGGGCGCCGGCCGGACGCGCACGCTCTGGGACGTCGTCATCCCCCTGTCGGGGCCGGGGCTGATCGTCGCGGCGACGCTCGTGTTCGCCGGCTCCGTCACCGCGTACACCACGCCGTACCTCCTCGGCGGGTCACGGCAGCGCATGCTCTCGACCCAGCTCTTCTCCTACTCCAGCGTGACCCTGGACTGGGCCGCCGCCTCGGCGACGGCGCTCATCATGACGGTGCTCGTCTTCGCCGTCTCGGGGCTCGCCACGCTGGCCGGACGGAAGGGGGCGACGTCGTGA
- a CDS encoding LacI family DNA-binding transcriptional regulator: MATLSDVADLAKVSKATASRALSRPELVAPGTVLRVTEAARSLGFVPNRAARSLARGRTSIVAIVVPTLENLFFAPIVAGAQERAAASDMQITIAVYALEGVGEVTAVERLARQVDGMLVLAPRAEDDTVRAVASFKPTVLVDREIPGLSSVVADTATAFGSVVAHLVAAGHRRIAYVGGPEGSWQDAQRTAAVRGAARGAELVVLGPHPATFAAGIAAVTDVLEVGATAVVPYATPIGLGVMFGLHSARRAVPGDVVVTLQADVVDALGMTDVPAIDVDGAELGRTAMAELLELIDRPGATSDQRVRLPVRVSRPGL, encoded by the coding sequence ATGGCCACGCTCTCGGACGTCGCGGACCTGGCGAAGGTCTCCAAGGCGACGGCGTCGCGGGCGCTGAGCCGGCCCGAGCTGGTCGCACCGGGCACCGTGCTGCGTGTGACCGAGGCCGCGCGATCGCTCGGCTTCGTCCCCAACCGTGCGGCGCGCTCCCTCGCGCGGGGACGCACCTCCATCGTCGCGATCGTCGTCCCCACCCTGGAGAACCTCTTCTTCGCGCCCATCGTCGCGGGCGCCCAGGAGCGCGCGGCGGCGTCGGACATGCAGATCACCATCGCCGTCTACGCCCTCGAGGGCGTCGGTGAGGTCACGGCCGTCGAACGGCTCGCCCGGCAGGTCGACGGGATGCTCGTGCTGGCCCCCCGTGCCGAGGACGACACCGTCCGAGCCGTGGCGTCGTTCAAGCCCACGGTCCTCGTCGACCGGGAGATCCCCGGCCTGTCCTCCGTCGTCGCCGACACGGCGACGGCGTTCGGTTCGGTGGTCGCCCACCTCGTCGCCGCCGGGCACCGCCGGATCGCCTACGTCGGAGGTCCCGAGGGGTCGTGGCAGGACGCCCAGCGCACCGCAGCCGTGCGCGGGGCGGCCCGCGGGGCCGAGCTCGTCGTGCTCGGTCCGCACCCGGCCACGTTCGCCGCAGGGATCGCTGCGGTGACGGACGTCCTCGAGGTGGGCGCCACCGCCGTGGTGCCGTACGCGACACCGATCGGGCTGGGCGTGATGTTCGGTCTGCACTCCGCGCGACGGGCGGTCCCGGGCGACGTCGTCGTCACCCTCCAGGCCGACGTGGTGGACGCCCTCGGGATGACGGACGTGCCGGCGATCGACGTCGACGGCGCCGAGCTGGGCAGGACCGCGATGGCCGAGCTGCTCGAGCTGATCGACCGTCCGGGCGCCACCTCCGACCAGCGCGTTCGTCTGCCGGTCCGGGTGAGCCGACCCGGGCTCTGA